The following is a genomic window from Benincasa hispida cultivar B227 chromosome 7, ASM972705v1, whole genome shotgun sequence.
ataaaataattttaaattatagagCCTTGTAATATTATTAGGTTAAAGTAAAAATTTGGTCTCTATGATTTAAGAAAAAGTTAGAATTAAGTtcctataatttataattagaatttagtttctatgtACTAGAGATAATTATGAGGGATTTATCAAATCGTAGAGACTATTTATGAGGTTTATTATCAAACCATAAGAACTAAATTCTACCTTTTAAAACTATTGggattaaattctaactttctcctaactataaggatcaaatttgCAATTTAACCTATTACTATTACTATATTTTACAATTATTATTtgagtaattgttttaaatgttaaaattattagaaatatttttaaatacagAAAAATGTCACTAATAAatagtgatagacattgataggcTACTATCATCTATCACTGTCTACTAGTGATATGAAGGGGTCGAATCCCGTACGGAAGCTTATGATTGCTTCGCCTCAATAGAATTCGtgaattacaaattacaaaatacTAAAATACGAAAAGTTAAACATGCTTTCACTATAGGTTATCAGGGAGAAGAATAATTACCTTTGATGAATAatcttcaatatcttctcccGATTTTGAGAAAATCTCAGTACGAATCGAAAATACGAATTGGACACACCAATTGGTCTTCTTTGTTATCCTTGGACAAGGGAGGGCTTGTGGGGAAATAGTGAATGATTTTTGGCAGAGAATACTTCTccgatttttttttagaatttttagtGATTTTTGTGAGTGATAtcttctgtttctttttcaggATCATTTTTCATAGAGCCATTCCTTGCAGAATAAATACTGTAGAAGAAATACGTTAGGGAAGTTAACTTCTCTCACCCACTCATCACTCCTTGTAACTACATGtgagttatttaatttaataaaataaaataaatattaattaaatttaatttaattaatccaTTTATTAaagattatatatttaatttaacgtacgtatgaatcatattttaatgcacataatctcttataacctatagttttaatatgaatctcattcacattgaTTTTAGCTTATAGGTTTAATATGAATCctatattaattcaatattcgaatattttcaaatattaatactaTCTTATTATAAAGCAtaaatttgaatctaattcaaaattaattttacattataatgtatttatatacattatattaattgtatcatatacattttaACTGAttttaacacttcaaattcttttAACACTAAATATTCTTGTTTAACCCATTATGAGTTAGCAGTGGGACTTAATAGACCTACAGTTATAAGCTCCAataatacgagattaattaattgaactctttaattaaattaattaacattaattaattatggggtacttccactaaagacccatagctGCACTCTTACAAACTGTAACATATTTTTGTACACGTTGTTTTTGTAAATCAATCTTTCACAAgtaattacctcttattccttaagtatcactgaacctctaatgaacaatctgtttatggtcctactATAAACAAAGTCCCTCTCATCCCAGTGAGAGGATGAGGCCTCATTGCTTAAGTtctagaatcaacacttaatggaataacttatctacttaccctaaaaacGGGAAGGAGTGATCTCCACTTGTGAAGCTATATTCCCAGATTTCCACTCGGTAtcatccctaaaatggtaggcttattgagtcggtgactCGAGCCATCTCAACCCTAcaacaaatcaaaggacgatcctcatgagcaggagttcacaagaTGGAGTGGCTCGAgtcactgactcaataagcttaccattatAGGGATGAGACCGAGTGGGGATTTGGAATATAACTTCACGGGAATGAGTgttttaggataagtagataagttgttcccttaagtgctgactccgggacTTAAGCAatggggcctcaccctctcactggcccgagggAGACTTGGTTTATGGTAGAACAACAAACagattattcattagagggattagtggtacttaagaagtaagagataattacaagggcaaaacgataatttgacctagttgtaattacgaactgctcatgaaggatcgacttattatAATAGTTAAATTTATAGACGCAAAAATATTCTACAGTGTGAAAAGTGCAAGTAAAGGTTGAACCTAAGTCACTGAGAGAAGAAGTCTTAcatctagggggagcctaggtgaAACATTGAGTGATTAAGCTCTAGAGGTCACTGTAATCATGTTGTAGTTACGGATAAGTACTGCGTTGTAATTgcttttcatttatattaataaagttgTATTTTTTGGACACACTATCCCTCAAATGTAGGTGATATTCACCGAGCTGAGTTAAATCTCTGGTATTCTTTTTGTGTTAGTTGATTATCTCTTTTTAATGTTCTATGGAATGTTGTAACATTCTTAGTAACAATGGCTAATGTGCAGTAGATATACTCTACTTATTTTCAGTTATTTTATCTTATCTGATATGTATTTTCTCCTCTTATAGAACACTTACATATTCGAATCCCAAGTGAGAAGGTAgattataatgaaataaaaaaaaggcaCTGGACAAAATAGActacatataaaaaataataaaattaaagaagaagaaaaagtttctCTTTCGCTAAAGGAACAAAGTACACTTGTTGTAATATAAATAAGACGATGGAAATTTGAGAACAATGTATGTAACTGAAAGAGAATGTAAAACATCATTGAAACTATGGGTTTAACAATGTACATAACAAAAAGTAAACATAAAAAgtgcaaaataaaaaaaaataagaagggAAGTGTAGaacgaaaattaaagaaaaataggaTTCCACAACAACTAATGAAAGCAATTTTTGAAAACGTTTTGAAATTATGATTTCTACACTACAATACTTGATTTATACCATGTTAGAGGTTCTTCTAGATCCTTACAACACTCACAAATAAAGCTAACTTAACGAATGATTTTAACTAAGAGCTTAGCTAGAAGGGTCTCTTAGATAgaacttagaatctatgatgatctcttagatcctaagacaaTTCACTCAAGAATTAGCTTGATCAACTAATCTAATGAATCAGTTTAATCatcaaatctaaagcaagatttgaaaaaaaaaaaaatactaaagaGGTTGAATAAACACAATGTTTTTAATATCTTTAATCACAATTTTGAAGAGCATTGCGAGCTATTTTAAAGGCCAAATGGATGTTTAAAGATTCAagaactcaaaagtcattcaaaagctaataaatgaaaattatagaaaatatgaCCTAGAAAATTGAAACTCAATTGCATAATAATTGAGAAGTCAAAATGCAAAACTAAAAATGTAGAAATGCTCCTAAAGAGTTTTAAATAACTCCTCTTGAAGGTGATGAGCTTTATATGCAAGTTTAACAAAGTTTGACATCACAAATTTCAATGTAGTCATGATATTCCAGATTCAATTGTTGTGTTGTGGAGGAACTTATTgtcttgaaagaaaaaatgggCATGACTAGATGCTAAATTACAAGAAGTCGGTTGCTCTCCAAGGTTTATACGATACCTCATCTTTGACGTGCACCCATCAAAGAATGGATTGAAATCGATCAGAAAATAGCTAAAAAACAGCCACATAAATGAGAGAgcaaagaagatgaagattaggtTTTCTGTGTATATCAAAATGAAATTGCAGAACCTTTTAAAGAAggaaggaaaaatgtttttaatttgagaattaattctaagaattaaatttctaatccaCTAAACTAATTTTAGTAAAacgtatttataaatttaatggtaatggttgaaattagggttttatctctaggggtatttttgtctttttcgTTGTACCCTAGGGTTTCCCTTTTCTCTATTTAAACTGGTGGTCTGTTGTATTTCTTTGTATCAGTTTTCTAATAAGAATCCCTTTATCCTATGGTTTTTCACTCTGTTTAGGAAACCCTGgccaccattgaggaaaatcCAATAGGAGAATCCCAAACCAATAACCCAGATATAACCAGTATTATCCAAAAAGCCATTGACAGATAATTCCAATCTCTTCTTCCCCACTTTCATGAAGATCAGTCGTCGTTGCCCTACTAACCGCCGGCTGACTCCTTCGAAGACGGAACGACCAGCTGCTAGACCCAGCAACTGGCGACCAGCGACTCAGCAACAACCCATCTGGTTTGGTCGCGCTCAGATGAAGACGACTAGCGACCAGTTGAACGAAGTCGAGATCTGTCCAGTCGCTCTCAAACACAGCTGAACGACGCCGACCAGTCCAGATCTGTGATGCCCAACGCCGACCAGTCCAGATCTGCAATGCCCAATGCTGACCAGTCCAGATCGACCGTGCTCAATAGTTCCCGCCTGTTGTCGTTTTCGCCGGTCTTATCCTCTCAGATCGACATCTCATCTCAGCCACTGCTGCACCAAAAGACAGGACCAAGGAAGTATAATCCAAGATCAAGTTACCCAGTTGTAGTTGCAGATTAAACAACAGAACACAGCAGCTAGCTGCTATTGGGGAAGCCCTGGGATCGACATCCAAGATCCAACCAGATCTAAACTCATATCCTGCAAACTCGATAACTTCGTTCCCTACTTACCCCTCAAATTTATGTTCTGGAGTTATAGGCAATTCTTCTAGCTTTATTATAGGAGAAAAGTTGAATGGTGATAATTACTTTTCCTGGTCCCAATCTATTAAAATGGCCCTTGAGGGCTGTTACAAATTTGGATACCTGATAGGTGAAATACCAAAATCAAGGATCAGTGATTCCTAAGAGTGAATTGGAAAGGAGAGGATTCTTTGTTGAGATCGATTTTGATTGGAAGTATGGAACCTCAGGTTGGAAAACCATTATTGTATGTAGCTACAACCCGTGATATTTGGGAGGCAGCCCAAAAACTCTACTTCAGGAGACAGAATGCCTCTCGTTTATATACTCTATGTAAGCAAGTCCATGAATGCAAACAGGGAACAATGGACGTTATTGCTTACTTTAACAAGTTGTCTCTCTTGTGGCAAGAGATGGATTTGTGCCATGAAATGATTTGGAATTGTCCTTGTGGAGGAGTGTTACATTATCATTCTGAAGAAATGGATTGCGTGTATGACTTTCTTGCAGGACTCAACTCTAAATTTGATACAGTGCGAAGTTGTAGATTGGGGACCAGACCTATATCATCTCTAATGGCAGTTTGTTCTAAAGTTCGCCTGGAGGAAGATAGGTCGAAGGCCATGAACAGTACACTTGTAACGACAATAGATTCCGCTTTTTTCAAAACATTTGGCCCTATACAAGATAAACAGAGCAGTAAGCCGACATCAGTGTGTGAACATTGCAAGAAACCCTGGCACACGAAAGATCAGTGCTGGAAGCTTCATGGCCGACCGCCAAATGGTAAGAAACGACAGCCAAGCCAGGCTCTTGTTGGTGAATCTATTTCAGGAGTTACTCAGCCTCAGAATTAGGACACCACTCAGAGCACTACTACTACAGTTAGAGTAAGTGCCATCGCTCAATCAGGTACTTTTCATTCCTTTGGACTTGTGAGTATAGCTGGTAATAAACcatggatattagattcaagaGCCATAGACCACTTAACCAGTTCCTCTGATCAATTTTTGTCTTATCAACCCGGTGCTAGAAATGAAAGGATCAGAATTTTCGATGGGTCCTTTGCCCCTGTCGCTGGAAAAGGACGAGTGTCGCCCTTTGCAGGCCTAATCCTCCAAGATGTGTTACATGTGCCAAAAGTGTCTTATAATCTGTTATCTATTAGTAAGCTTACAAGGGATTTGAAGTGTCGTGTTATCTTCTCATATGATGCTTTTGTTTTTTAGGATCTGAACtcggggatgacgattggcactgcccagCATGACAGGGGACTCTATTTCCTTACTTAAGAGGCCTCTTTTAGAATATGTGATAGGACTAGTTTGttttcttcccatttttctgtttttgaaacTGATTATATGTTATGGCATTATCGCCTAGGCCATCCTAATTTCCAGTATATGAATTATTTGTTTCCTCATCTTTTttacaatattaatatttctaAATTGAAATACGATGTGTGTGTCCAAGCCAAACAACCTCgtgtttctttctcttctcaTCCTTATAAGCATCTAAACCATTCACCATGTTCCATAGCGATGTTTGGGGTCCGTCACCTATTACTACCACAACTGGAAAGCGCTGGTTTGTAGCCTTTATTGATGATCATACTCCTTCTGACAGACAAATCAGAAGTTACTTCGGTTTTCCAACAGTTTTACAATTCTATAGAAACCCAGTTCAACGCCAAAATCTCTATTATTTGGATTGATAATGGTTGAGAGTACCTTAATAATGCCTTATGAGAATTCCTAGTCTCAAAAGGGGTTGTCCATCATAGTTCCTGTGCGTACACCCCTCAACAAAATCGAGTAGCCAAACGGAAAAACTGTCACCTAGTTGAAGTTGCCCGATCTCTTATGTTGTCAACTTCCATTCCTTCTTATTTATAGGGTGATGCTATCTTGACAGCAGCCCATCTAATAAATTCCATGCCATCCCTGGTCTTAAAATTCCAAACCCCCTTAGACTTCTTCAAAGAGTCTTACCCAAATACCAGACTTCTTTCTGATGTACCCCTTCGTGTCTTTGGCTGTGTGGTATTCGTCCATACACACAGCCTTAACCATATTAAGTTTATCCCTCCGACACAAAAGTGTGTCTTTGTAGGGTACCCTCTACATCAACATAGGTACAAGTGTTATCATCCCTCTTCCCGAAAATACTTTGTCTCTATGGATGTGATATTCTTTGAAGATCATCCATTATTTCTCAATGATTCTCTTCAGGGGGAGCATACTAGTGAAGAAACCAATTGGGATCTCAGTCTTTCTGCCTTATCTGAACCTAAACCCATCCTTGATGTAAGTATTAGTACCAATGCACCTATCCTCCTGAACAAACAAGTCCCTTGGATcacatactataggaagaatctccgGAAGAAAATAGCACCGTCTGTTATCTCTCTGGCTCCAGTCCATGAGTCTAAACAGAGATCAATTCCAAGTATTAGTAGTCTTATCCCTGATCAtgataataaatatgataaaactGATGCTTGTGTTGAAAACGTTGAGAGAAAAAGTAGGGAAGATAATGACAGCAAAGATGTGATTGAGGTCGATGATGGCGTAGAGACAGATGATTGTATGATTCTTGAGAACATGGTAGAACTTGGAAAAGAAGCGTCTCTTATTCCTGCtggaaaaaataacaaaaccgAAGGGTGAGTGCAATATGTCAGAAGAAAGTAAAGACAGAGATGAATCCCTTGATCTTTCGATTGCCCTAAGGAAAGGTACTAGATCATGTACTAAATATCTGTTGCAGAGTTACTTGTCCTATAGTAATTTGTCTCATGAGTTCAAGGCCCTCACTACAAACCTAGACACAGTGGTGATACCAAACAGTAtacatcttattcttgagaatttcgtaaggcgaagttttttttttagattttgggaTTTTATTTAAGACCTAACacacggtaaggatgatttcacctcaccaataagaattaatttttacaaatagagTGAAATATTTAAGGCAATTGATTTAAGTGAcataattactaaaaatatttttaaatatagaaaaatattactatttattagtgatagatatctatcagtGGAAAGTCCTGAATGGAAAGCCgcagttatggaagaaatgagagctctcgaGAAAAATCATACGTGGGATCAAGTCAATCTTCCAAGTGGTCATAAAGCAGTCGAatgtaaatgggtgttcacaATAAAGTATAGGCCTAATGGAGTTGACAGATACAAAGCCAAATTAGTTGCCAGGGGTTTTACTCAGACTTTCGGGGTTGATTATTCCGAGACTTTTTTGCCGGTTGCAAAGCTAAACACAGTTCGGGTCCTCTTTTCTGTTGCAGTGAATAAGGATTGGCCCCTTCACCAGTTTGATGTGAAGAATGCCTTTCTTAATGAAGAGTTggaggaagaagtctatatCAGTCCTCCTCCAGGATTCACAAAACAGTTTAGTCACCAAGTTTACAGATTAAGAAAGTTCTTATATGGGCTAAAACAGTCACCAAGGGCCTGGTTTGGCAGGTTTCCTATGTTTGTAAAGTCACAAGGATATAAACAGAGTCATTCTGATCATGCTCTATTTACTAAAAGGTCAATATCTGGGAAAATTGCAGTTTTGATTATTTATGTGGATGACATTGTTATTTCAAGCGATGATAACTCAGAGATTGACCGATTGAAGGCCAAGATGGCTGAGGAATTCGAAACCAAGGACCTTGGAAAACTAAGATACTTCCTTGGAATGGAAGTAGCTCGATCGAAAGAAGAAATTTCAGTTTCCAATGGAAGTATACTCTGGACTTGCTTAAGGAAACAGGTATGACGGGTTGCAAACCAGTTGATATCTCTATAGAAGAAAATGCAAAGTTAAGTAATATGAGTAAAGGTGTTCCAGTAAGCAAAGAAAGATATCAGCGACTTGTTgggaaattaatatatctctcTCATACTGGACCCGACATCTCTTATGCAGTAAGTATggtaagtcagttcatgcagtCTCCATACGAAGAACACATGAGGGCAGTGGAGCGCATTTTGAGATATCTGAAAACCTCTCCAGGGAAAGGCTTGATGTTCAGGAAAATTGAAAGACGATGCATCGAAGCTTACACCGATGCTGATTGGGCAGGATCTGTAGTAGACagaaaatcaacatcagggtATTGTACCTTTGTGTGGGGCAACCTTGTTACATGGAGAAGCAAAAAGCAAGGTGTTGTTGTTAGAAGTAGTGCCGAGGCAGAATACAGGGCCATGAGTCTGGGAATTTTTGAAGAGATTTGgcttgaaaaagttttgaaagacCTTGATCAAGAGCATACCGTCCAtgaaactctattgtgataataaagcaGCTATAAGCATAGCAAATAACCCTGTTCAAcatgatagaacaaagcatgtgGAGATTGATCGACATTTTATCAAGGAAAGACTTGATAGTTGTAACAATTGTGTTCCTTATATTCCTTCTAATCAACAAATTACAGATGTCTTAATAAAGGGACTATCCAAACAGTTGTTTGACGCATGTAtgagcaagttgggtcttattgacatctacgccccaacttgagggggagtgttgaaattagggttttgtctctaggggcatttttgtcttt
Proteins encoded in this region:
- the LOC120080997 gene encoding secreted RxLR effector protein 161-like, which codes for MTGCKPVDISIEENAKLSNMSKGVPVSKERYQRLVGKLIYLSHTGPDISYAVSMVSQFMQSPYEEHMRAVERILRYLKTSPGKGLMFRKIERRCIEAYTDADWAGSVVDRKSTSGYCTFVWGNLVTWRSKKQGVVVRSSAEAEYRAMSLGIFEEIWLEKVLKDLDQEHTVHETLL